In the genome of Synechococcus sp. CB0101, the window CGCCGACACCTGCCGCTCGCTCCAGCAGCAGTGCCGTGATCTGGGGCGCCTGGAGCTGAACCTCACCATCAGCAATTTCACCCCCAAGCCCCACACGCCCTTCCAGTGGCACAGCGTGAGCACGGCGGAATTCCAGCGCCGTCAGCAGCTGCTGCGCGATGAGCTGCGGCGGATGCGTGGCATCAAAACCAACTACACCGACATCCGCCTCTCCGCGATGGAGGACTTCGTCGGCCGCGGTGATCGCCGCTTGGCGCCGGTGATCGAAGCCGCCTGGCGCGCCGGCGCCGGCCTCGATGCCTGGTTTGAGGCGGCCGATCGCACCTATGAGGCCTGGACCTCCGCCATTGAGGCTGCGGGCCTCGGGGGGCGCTACCGCGACCTGGAGATGGGCGAGTGGAGTGCCGCCGAAGGGATGGATCCCGACGATCTGGCCGCCTTCTGCAGCCAGCCTCTGCCTTGGGATCACATCGATTCCGGTGTGGAGAAAACCTGGCTGGCAGAGGATCTGCGCCAGGCCCTGGCCGCGGCCGTGGTGCCGGATTGCTCGTTTGAGGGCTGCAGCAGCTGCGGGGTGTGCGGCCCCGAGTTGGGCCACAACGTGGTGGTGCCGCCGCCGCCGATTCCGGAGCAGCGGCCCCAGCGGGCGCCGGCCAGTGATCGGGTGGCGCGGCTGCGCTTCCGCTTCAGCAAAACCGGCTCCATGGCCCTGCTCAGCCACCTCGATCTGGTGCGGCTGATGGAGCGGGCCCTGCGCCGTAGCGGTCTGCCGGTGAGCTTCACCGGTGGCTTCCATCCGCTGCCGAGGGTGCAGTTCGCCTTGGCCTTGCCGCTGGGGGCGGAGGCCGACGGCGAATGGATGGACATCGAATTCACCCGAGGGTTGGATCCGGCGGAGGCCCTGCAGCAGCTTCAGCCCCAGTTGCCCGAGGGCTTTGCGCTGTTGCAGGTGGAGCCTGTGGCGGTCTCTGGCGAGAGCTTGTCGCAGGAGCTGGTGGGTGCCCATTGGCAGCTGGAGTTGCGCCCTGCAGTGGATCGCTGCGAAGCGGCGCTCTGGCAGGCGGCGGCTGCAGCGCTGCTCGCCAGCGAGAGCTGGATCTGGCACGACACCGACAAAAAAGGTCGGCCGCGGCAGCGCGACTGCCGCCCCTTCTTGAAAAGCCTGGATGTGACCGCGGCGGCCGACACCGTGCAGGTTCGCTACGGCGCTGTGGTGGATCCGGCCGGCCGCAGTTTGCGGCCGGAGCAGCTGCAGCACTGGTTTGCCCAACAGCTTGATACCGAGCTGGAGATGGTGAGCCTGCGCCGTGAATCCCTGCAGCTTCGGCAGAGCTGAAACCCCTGAAAACACCCGTGCTAGCGTGCGTTCACCGGTTCAACCAGAAGCAGGCTTAGCCAATCAGCTCTGCTATCGCTTCGGGTTCCGCATCAGTTTTCACGAACCTCTCTTCCTGAAAGCTGCCCGATGCGGCGCCGGCAGACGGGTTCCATTCAGATCTGGATCTCGCAAGCAACGGGCTTCGGCCCACCTCCACGAAGGCCAAAGGCCTGCCGCCGTTGATTGACCGGCGTTCTCACTGAATTTTTCAAGCACCACTCCTCGTTTCTTCCCTTGCATCGGCGATGCAAGTCGGAGCCCGTGGATGGTTGCTCTGGCGCTGAGCGCCACTCTCTGCCTCTGATTCCGGCCTGCGTCATGCAGGTCCTCTCCTGACCTTCCATGCCTCAGCAGATCGTCATCGCCGAGCAGCTGCGGATCGCCGCAGTGCTCACCGATGACCGGGTGGATGAACTGGTGGTGGCCCAGGGCCGCTATCAAATTGGCGACGTCTATCTCGGCACCGTTGAAAACGTGCTGCCGGGGATCGACGCCGCGTTCGTGAACATCGGCGAAGGCGAAAAGAACGGTTTCATTCATGTGACCGATCTGGGGCCACTGCGGCTCAAGAAAGGCACCCTCGGCATCACCGAACTGCTGGAGCCGCGCCAGAAGGTGCTGGTGCAGGTGATGAAGGAGCCCACCGGCACCAAGGGCCCTCGCCTCACGGGCAACCTCACCCTGCCGGGCCGTTTTCTGATCCTGCAGCCCCATGGCCAGGGAGTGAACATCTCCCGGCGGATCAATGCGGAAAGTGAGCGCAACCGCCTGCGCGCCTTGGGTGTGCTGATCAAGCCACCCGGCGCTGGCCTGCTGATCCGCACCGAGGCCGAAGGGGTGAGCGAAGAGCTGCTCATCGACGACCTCGAAGCGCTGTTGCGTCAGTGGGAGGCGATTCAGACCGCTGCGGAAAGCGCCACGCCGCCGGTGTTGCTCAACCGCGACGAAGATTTCATCCACCGCATCCTGCGCGATCACTACAGCCCCGATGTGGCGCGGATCGTGCTCGATAGCGCCGATGGCGTGAGCCGGGTGAATGCCTTCCTGGGGCCTGATCAGAGCCAGGTGCAGGTGGAGCAGCATCTCGATTCCAGCGAGATCCTCGAGGCGTTCAAGGTGAACGCCGCCATCCGCGATGCCCTCAAGCCCCGGGTGGATCTTCCCTCAGGCGGCTACGTGATCATCGAGCCCACCGAGGCCCTCACGGTGATCGATGTGAACTCGGGCTCCTTCACTCGCTCGGCCAATGCACGGGAAACCGTGCTCTGGACCAACTACGAGGCCGCCACGGAGATTGCGCGTCAGCTGAAGCTGCGCAACATCGGTGGTGTGGTGATCATCGACTTCATCGACATGGAGTCGCGGCGCGACCAGCTGCAGGTGCTCGAGCACTTCACGGCCGCCATGCGCCCGGATTCGGCCCGCCCCCAGATCGCCCAGATCAGCGAACTGGGGCTGGTGGAGCTGACCCGCAAGCGCCAGGGTCAGAACATTTATGAGCTGTTTGGCCGGGCCTGTCCCAGCTGCGGTGGTCTGGGCCATGTGGCCGTGCTGCCTGGAAAAGACAGCCTCCAGCCCCTGGCAGCCGCACCGGGCTTGGTGCGCTCTGCCGCATCGGCTCGCGCTGAAGTGTTCAGCCCCGCCGGCGCTGAATCCGGCAGTGGCCGCCGCCGCCGTGGTGGCCGCGGTGGCCGTGGCGGTAGCGATGCCGCCGAGCTCAGCAGCTACGACGACACCACGCCGGCGGGCGTCTCCAACGACGCCGCCACCGCTGCCGCGGCAGAGCCTTCGTCGCGGCGCCCGGAGCCTGAGCTGGTGGCCGTGCCGATGGATCCCGAGCAGGAACTGGTGTACGGCTGGCTGGGACTGAATCCAGCCCTGCTGCTGGATCCCGTTCCGGCGGCCGACAACCTGGTGGTGCGGGTGGTGCGTCCTGGAGAGGACGCTGAAGCGGTGCTTGAGGAGGCTCGTCAGCAGTTGGCTGCTGCGGGTCCCCGTCGCCGCCGACGCGGCCGCGGTGGTGCCAATGGTCAGGGGGCTGGATCCGCAGCACCGTCTGTGCATGAGGCATCCCCTGAGGCCTCAGCCTCCACGCAGACCCTGCCGGTCACGGTGGAGATCACACCGCTGCCCGTCGAAACCTTCCCCAGCTATCCCAGCGTTGCGGTGTTGCCCGACAGCGGCCTGGAGCTTGTGGCTGCTGCGGCAGAGCCGGAGGCAGCCAACGGACGGCGGGTGCGGAGTCGGCGCCGCAGCGATGCCTCTGCCGGGTCACCCGCACATGCGGCGGCGGCCGTTGCCGTTCTGCCGGTGGTGGAAACCGGCGCCGCCAGCGATGCAGCGCCACCGGAACCCGACGACGCCTCCGAACCTCGTCGCCGTCGCCGCCGCTCCTCAGCGGCCGAATGAGGGGGCGCAGCGATCCCCTGCTCCAGCGGATCGCGGGCGTTGATGAAGTAGGCCGCGGCTGCTGGTTCGGCCCCGTGTTTGCCGGGGCCGTGATTCTCCCGGCTTCGGCGCGATCCGCTCTGGCAGCCGCCGGACTCACCGACAGCAAGAAGCTCACCGCCCGCCGGCGCGCTCAGCTCGTGCCGCTGATCCAGCAGCATGCCGAGAGCTGGGCCCTGGGGCAGGCCTCGGCCCGCGAGATCGATCAAGTGGGCATTCGTGCGGCCACTGAACGGGCGATGCTGCGCGCACTTCAGCGCCTGAGCGCACCGCCGCCAGGGCTGGTGCTGGTGGATGGGGTGTTGCCCTTGCGGCTCTGGGAGGGGCCCCAGCAGACCGTCGTGCGCGGCGACAGTGAACACCTGGAAATTGCCGCCGCCAGTGTTCTCGCCAAGCAAGCCCGCGATGCCCTGATCACCCGCCTGGCTGCGCGCTATCCCGCCTATGGCCTGGAGCGCCATGCGGGCTACGGCACTGCGCTGCATCGCGCTGCCGTGCTGGAGGCCGGGCCGACCCCACTGCACCGGCGCTCGTTTTTGGGCAAGGTGCTGGCGGCTTAGCGCGCTGCGGGGGCCAGGCACCAGGCGTTGAAGTCATCCAGCAGCTGCTGCTGCACGCGGGTTTTCATCCCGAGCAGAATGCCCGCCAGCAGCGAGCGGCCGGTGGCCTCGAGCACTTTCACCGGAATCAGGCGCAACAGGCTCGGCTGGCTCACGCTCACGGCCAGGCAAGCCTCGCCGTGGAGGCCTTCTGCACTCGCCTCCAGCCACGATTCCAGCGTCAGCTGAAAGTCGTCGACGATGCCAAGCCCTTCCAGTTGGCAATCGATGGCTTCGAGTTCGATGCGCTCGGCGCTGCGGCGGGCCACCAGCTCCACCACTGGTTGGATCTGCAGCTGGAACACCTGCAACCGGGTCACGGTGTAGCGGTAGTGGCTGTTGCCGAGGTTCTCCAGCTGCTCGGGATCCAGCAGGGCACCGATCACCCGTTCCTCGTCGTTGAGGTAGTCGGGCAGCAGGTGGGCCTGGTGAGGAACCGACAGCTGCAAGGCTTGGCTGGCGCTGAAGGCCAAAGGCATGGCTCGTTGGCCGGCGCGTCATGATCCTATCCAGCACGGCCGGCACAACCCGCATGCGCATTGCATTTCTTGGTCCTGTCGGCACCTATGGCGAGCAGGCTGCAATCCGGCTGTGTGAGCTGGAGGGGATCGAGGCTCCCGAGTTCATGCCACAGGTGGGAATCCGCGCCGTGGTGAAGGCGGTGGCGGAGGGGCGCTGCGATGCCGCTGTGGTGCCGGTGGAGAACTCCGTGGAGGGTGGGGTCACCGCCTGCATGGACGCCCTTTGGGAGCATCCCGAGCTGCGGGTGGCCAGGGCGCTGGTGTTGCCGATCCGCCATGCGCTCTTGGGCAGCGGCCCCCTGGACGGGGTGAGCGAGGTGCTCTCCCACCCCCAGGCCCTGGCCCAGTGCAGCCAGTGGTTGGGTGATCAGTTGCCTGCCGCGTTGCAACTCCCCACCAGTTCCACCGCTGATGCTGCCCGGATGGTGGCGGGCAGCCGCTTTAGAGCCGCGATTGCATCCCTCCAGGCCGCCCAGGAACACGGGCTTGAGGTGTTGGCCTACCCGATCAACGACGTGGCCGGCAACTGCACGCGCTTTTTGCTGCTGCGTCAAGGCGAACGCACCCTGGCGGGCCCGATGGCCAGCCTCGCCTTCTCCCTGCATGCCAATCGCCCAGGGGCCCTGCTCGAGGCCTTGGCCTGTTTTGCCCGCCGCGACCTCAACATGACGCGGATCGAATCACGCCCCTCCAAACGCGAGATGGGCGAATACATCTTCTTTGTGGATCTGGAGCTGCCTAAGGGCGAGGAGCCGTTGCATCAGGCACTCGCTGAGCTGAAACCCCTTTGCGAACACCTGGCGCTTTTCGGGGGATACCCCATGACGCAGCTCGAAGCGGGCGCATCGGCCTAAGCCGGCTTGCGGCCCCGGAATACCCCGAACTGCATCATTCCGGTGTCGAAGCCCCAGTGCATCAGCAGCAGCGTGGGGGTTTCGCGCAGCCCCATCAGCACAGCCCGAGGCCCAAGGCCCAGCACCGCGGCTGGGCGCCGTGCGCCTTCGAGGATGGAATCAATCCAGGAGGGCAGGGTTTCGCGGCTCCAATCGCCTGTCTCCACCTGAAGACGTTCGTGCGTTGAGCCTGAGGACCAGCGGCTCTGCTCGAGGTTTTGGCGGAAGCCGGGGATGCTGGCGAATTCCGGATGAGCCCATTGCACGAGCAATTGGTGCATCACCCAGCGCTCGAGGCGGTTGAGGGGTTTCACCGAGGGGTCGCGGCGGTTCCAGTCGGCCACCGCCAGGAGCCCCCCGGGCTTGAGCACCCGCAGTAATTCATCGGCGTAGCGCTGTTTATCCGGCATGTGGGGGCCTGCTTCCACGCTCCACACCGCATCAAAGCTTTGATCAGGGAGATCCAGGGCCAGGGCATCCATCACCGCAAAACGGCAGCTCAGGCCGTCGGGGGTGAGGGCTTCGGCCCGCTTGATCTGTCCTGGGCTGATGCTGATGCCCAACACGTTGAGGCCGTAATCGCGGGCCAGGATGCGGGCGCTGCCACCGATGCCGCAGCCCACATCCAGCACCGTGCTGCCGGTGGGGAGCTGATCCAGGCCGCTCCAGCGCACCAGCTCATGGACGAACTCTTCCTTGGCCCGGCGGAAATCACGGCGCCGCGGGGGGCTGCCGTAGTGGCCGAGGTGCACATGCTCGCCCCAGAGCCGCTCGAGCAATTGATCGTCGGTCCAGCGGTCGTAGGCGTCAGCCACGCTGGCGGTGCTGGTGAAAGCGCGATCACGCCAGCTCCACACCAACAGCCCGATCAGCAGCAGACCCGCCAGAACGGCGACCATCAGCATCAGCCCCCCCGCCAGGGGGGTGAGCACAGCAAGGACCTGCATCAGTGGTTCAGCGATCCGTGTCGTCGCCGGGCTCCTTCAAATCCCGGAAAGTGTCTTGCAGCACGGTGCGGGCTGCCAGTTGGCGGCGGGTTTCATCCAGGAGTTCAAATTCCTGCCGCAGTCGCTCTTCGGTGTCGGTGATTTCCAGCAGGGTTTGCTGTTGATCGGCGACGGGTCCGCCGAGATGGGATCCGATCCAGAAGGAGAGCTCCCGCGGTAGATCCGGCAGATCCGTGGGCAAGCTGGTGGGTTTGCCCATCAGCTTGCCGGTGAGTTCCACCACATCTTTGAGGGCTTGCTCCACGTTGCTGGAGAGATCACTCAGGCGGTCGTGGTTCTCCGGGTGGTCATCTTCAATCCAGCTCACCAGCCCCACCTTGAACGGGGCCTCGCGCACCACCTCGAGCACACGAAAGCGCTGCTGGCCGAGGGTCACGATGTTGCTGCGGTCGTCGGATTGGGTCTGGCACTGCAGGATCTCGGCGCAGCAGCCCACATCCGCCATCCGACCTTCCTGGGGATCCCAGCGCACCACTCCGAAGCGCCGGTCGGTGTCGAGCACCGTGCGCAGCATCATCCGGTAGCGCGGCTCAAAGATGTGCAGCGGCAGCACTTCCTGAGGGAACAGCACCACATCGGGCAACGGGAACAGTGGCAGCTCGCGCACGGCCAGTTGCGTCACGTGGCAGGGAGATCAGGGTGGATCGAATCCTAGAGAGCGTTGCTGAGCGGCGCGCGGCGCCTTTGTGTTCGATCCACCGCTCTGGTGCTGTTGGGGAGGCCAACAAAAAAGCCCGCCTTGCGGCGGGCCGGGGTCTGATCCTCTCGGAGTCAGCAGGTCAGAGCTTCACCTCGATGTCCACGCCGCTGGGCAGGTCGAGCTTCATCAGGGCATCGATGGTCTTGGCCGAAGGGCTGTAGATGTCGATGATGCGGCGGTGGGTGCGGGTCTCGAAGTGCTCGCGGGAGTCCTTGTCCACGTGGGGCGAGCGCAGCACGCAGTAGATCTTGCGCTTGGTGGGCAGGGGGATCGGACCGATCGCAGTTGCAGCGGTGTGATCGGCCGTTTCGATGATTTTTTCGCAGGAGAGATCCAGCATGCGGCGATCAAACGCCTTCAGGCGGATGCGGATCTTCTGCTGGGCGATAGCGGTGGACATGGATCAGGCGGGAGAGGTCAGCAAGGACCAGCGCTCGATGGGCACGAGGCAACTGGGAAGTTGAAGCTGGATTGTCGAGGTGCGGAAGGGGATGGAGAGCGGAAGCCCGATGGGCCGGCTCTCCATCCCGAAACCTAGATCACGGCCGAAGCCAGATCAGGATCACTCGATGATCTTGGACACCACGCCGGCACCGATGGTGCGGCCGCCTTCGCGGATAGCGAAGCGCATGCCCTGCTCGATGGCCACGGGGCAGATCAGCTCGCCGGTCATCTTGATGCGGTCACCGGGCATCACCATTTCCACGTTGGAGCCGTCGTCGGCGGTGAAAGCGGTGATCTGACCGGTCACGTCGGTCGTACGGATGTAGAACTGCGGGCGATAGCCAGCAAAGAAGGGGGTGTGGCGGCCGCCTTCTTCCTTCTTCAGCACGTACACCTCACCCTCGAACTTGGTGTGGGGCTTGATGGAGTTGGGCTTCACGAGCACCATGCCGCGCTCGATGTCTTCCTTCTGGATGCCGCGGAGCAGCAGACCCACGTTGTCGCCGGCCATGCCCTCGTCGAGCAGCTTGCGGAACATTTCCACGCCGGTGACGGTGGTCTCGCGGGTGTCCTTGATACCCACGATCTGCACGGTTTCACCAACCTTCACCACACCGCGCTCGATACGGCCGGTGGCCACGGTGCCGCGACCGGTGATGGAGAACACGTCTTCAACAGCCATCAGGAAGGGCTTGTCGACTTCGCGCTCAGGCTCGGGGATGCCGCTGTCAACGGCTTCCATCAGTTCGGTGATCTTGCCTTCCCACTCGGCGTCACCCTCGAGGGCCTTCAGGCCGGACACCTTCACCACGGGGATGTCATCGCCGGGGAAGTCGTAGCTGCTCAGCAGCTCGCGCACTTCCAGTTCCACCAGCTCGAGGATCTCCTCGTCGTCCACCATGTCGCACTTGTTCAGTGCTACCACCAGAGCGGGCACGCCCACCTGCTTAGCCAGCAGGATGTGCTCCTTGGTCTGGGCCATGGGGCCGTCGGTGGCGGCCACCACGAGGATGGCGCCGTCCATCTGAGCGGCACCGGTGATCATGTTCTTCACGTAGTCCGCGTGGCCGGGGCAGTCCACGTGGGCGTAGTGACGACCGTCGGTCTCGTACTCAACGTGAGCGGTGTTGATGGTGATACCGCGCTCACGCTCTTCCGGAGCACCGTCGATCTGGTCGTAAGCCTGAGCCTTGGCCTGACCCTTCTTGGCCAGCACGTTGGTGATGGCGGCGGTGAGGGTGGTCTTGCCGTGGTCAACGTGGCCGATGGTGCCGATGTTGACGTGGGGCTTATTCCTTTCGAACTTCTCGCGAGCCATGATGAAAAAGAATCGGGGGGTAAATGGGTATGGGAAAGATCAGGAATTGCCCTGATTCTTGGAGATGATGGCTTCTGCCACATTGCGAGGAACTTCCTCGTAGTGGCTGAATTCCATCGAGAAGATACCCCGACCCTGGGTCATGGATCGGAGCTGGGTGGCGTAGCCGAACATCTCGGCCAGAGGCACCTTGGCCTGGACCTTGGACTGACCATCATCGATGGACTGCCCTTCAACCTGGCCGCGACGGGAGGAGAGATCGCCGATGACGGACCCGAGGAAATCCTCAGGCACCTCCACCTCAACCTTCATCATCGGCTCAAGCAGTACAGGGCTGCACTTCTTGACGCCGTCCTTGAAGGCCATGGAGCCGGCGATCTTGAACGCCATCTCCGACGAGTCCACATCATGGTAAGACCCGTCGATCATGGTGACCTTCACATCGATCATCGGGAAGCCTGCAATCACGCCGGACTGACAGGTCTCCTTCATGCCGGCTTCTGCCGGTCCGATGTACTCCTTGGGCACGACACCGCCAACAATCTTGTTGACGAATTCGAAGCCTGAACCCGGCTCGCCGGGCTCCATTTCGATCACCACGTGGCCGTACTGGCCCTTACCACCGGTCTGACGGGCGAACTTGCCCTCACCCTTGGCGCTGGCGCGAATGGTTTCGCGATAGGACACCTGAGGCGCACCGATGTTGGCCTCCACCTTGAATTCGCGCAGCATGCGGTCCACGAGGATTTCCAGGTGGAGTTCGCCCATGCCGGCGATCACGGTTTGGTTGGTTTCCGGATCCGTGCGAACCCGGAAGGTGGGGTCTTCCTCGGAGAGGGATTGCAGGGCCTTGGAGAGTTTCTCCATGTCGCCCTTGGTCTTGGGCTCCACGGCCACCGAGATCACGGGCTCGGGGATGTAGAGGGATTCCAGAACGATCGGATCGGAATCCACGCACAGGGTGTCGCCGGTGGTGGTGTCCTTCAGGCCGAGAACGGCGCCGAGGTCGCCGGCGCGCAGCTCATCCACTTCCTCGCGGTCGTCGGCCTTGAGCACGATCAGGCGGGAGATGCGCTCTTTCTTGTCCTTGGTGGAGTTGAGCACGTAGCTGCCCTTCTGGAGCACACCCGAATAGATGCGCACAAAGGTGAGCTTGCCGAAGGGATCGGCCATCACCTTGAAGGCCAGGGCGCTGAAGGGGGCGCTGTCTTCAGCAGGACGCACGGCCTCTTCGCCGTTGGGAAGCACACCCTGAATCGGGGGCACGTCGACAGGTGCGGGCAGGTAGTCGACCACAGCGTCGAGCAGCAGCTGGACGCCCTTGTTCTTGAAGGCAGAACCGCACAGCATCGGCACCAGGCCATGCTTCAGCACGCCCTCGCGGATGCCTTTGCGCAGTTCCTCTTCGCTGAGTTCGCCTTCTTCGAGGAACTTCTCGATGAGTGCCTCATCGGTTTCGGCGACGGCTTCCATCAGGTAGGCGCGCCATTCAGCGGCCTCATCCGCCATCGAGGCCGGGATTTCGGTCTCTTCGATGTCTTTGCCGAGCTCATCCTTGTAGATGAAGGCGCGGTTCTTCACCAGGTCGACGATGCCGCTCAGTTCGCCTTCGGCACCGATCGGCAGCTGGATGGGAGCAGCCTTGGCCTTGAGGCGATCTTTGATCTGACCGTGCACCTTCAGGAAGTCGGCGCCGGTGCGGTCCATCTTGTTGACGAACACCATGCGGGGAACGCTGTAGCGATCCGCTTGGCGCCAGACGGTTTCCGACTGGGGCTGCACGCCACCTACGGCGCAGAACACGGCGATCACACCGTCGAGCACACGCATGGAGCGCTCCACCTCAATGGTGAAGTCCACGTGGCCGGGCGTATCAATGATGTTGATCCGGTGATCACGCCAGCTGGTGGAGATGGCGGCCGCGGTGATCGTGATCCCGCGCTCGCGCTCTTGCGCCATCCAGTCGGTCACGGCGGCGCCGTCGTGCACCTCACCGATCTTGTGGACCACACCCGAATAGAACAGGATCCGTTCGGTTGTGGTGGTCTTACCGGCATCAATGTGTGCCGCAATACCAATATTTCGTACGCGTTCTAGGGGATAGGCGCGAGCCACGGTTTAGGTCTCCGGAAGGGGAATCGACAAAAAAGCGGGCGCCACTCTACAAGTCGGCCTCCGGCCGACCTGTGCGGGCGGCGATCAGTAGCGGTAGTGGGCGAAGGCCTTGTTGGCTTCGGCCATCTTGTGGGTCTCTTCGCGCTTGCGAACAGCGCTGCCGGCCTCGTTGGCGGCATCCAT includes:
- the fusA gene encoding elongation factor G — encoded protein: MARAYPLERVRNIGIAAHIDAGKTTTTERILFYSGVVHKIGEVHDGAAVTDWMAQERERGITITAAAISTSWRDHRINIIDTPGHVDFTIEVERSMRVLDGVIAVFCAVGGVQPQSETVWRQADRYSVPRMVFVNKMDRTGADFLKVHGQIKDRLKAKAAPIQLPIGAEGELSGIVDLVKNRAFIYKDELGKDIEETEIPASMADEAAEWRAYLMEAVAETDEALIEKFLEEGELSEEELRKGIREGVLKHGLVPMLCGSAFKNKGVQLLLDAVVDYLPAPVDVPPIQGVLPNGEEAVRPAEDSAPFSALAFKVMADPFGKLTFVRIYSGVLQKGSYVLNSTKDKKERISRLIVLKADDREEVDELRAGDLGAVLGLKDTTTGDTLCVDSDPIVLESLYIPEPVISVAVEPKTKGDMEKLSKALQSLSEEDPTFRVRTDPETNQTVIAGMGELHLEILVDRMLREFKVEANIGAPQVSYRETIRASAKGEGKFARQTGGKGQYGHVVIEMEPGEPGSGFEFVNKIVGGVVPKEYIGPAEAGMKETCQSGVIAGFPMIDVKVTMIDGSYHDVDSSEMAFKIAGSMAFKDGVKKCSPVLLEPMMKVEVEVPEDFLGSVIGDLSSRRGQVEGQSIDDGQSKVQAKVPLAEMFGYATQLRSMTQGRGIFSMEFSHYEEVPRNVAEAIISKNQGNS